In Deltaproteobacteria bacterium, the following proteins share a genomic window:
- a CDS encoding prohibitin family protein → MALKSRLENLSFIYPIAIIVIIILATSAFVIVDSGHVGVVRTLGAVQPNPLPEGFHFKKPFIDKVESIDIRLTKAQSKSTAASKDLQTVETQVTVQYSLMGPVAPKTYQKIGTRDVVAATVIEPAIQESVKAITAQYTAEQLVTKRAEVKLQIQEAIDNFITVTLKDKDVPTALKIANVAITDFEFSDEFNKAIELKVKAEQEALQAINEKTRRVTQAEASYQEQKLAADAAAYNIEARSKAKADAIAREAKALKSNPELIQLRISEKWDGTLPKFTGGETVPFINVDSVLKDNQ, encoded by the coding sequence ATGGCTTTAAAATCAAGACTGGAGAATCTGAGTTTTATTTATCCGATAGCGATTATAGTTATAATTATTCTCGCTACCAGCGCATTCGTAATAGTGGACAGCGGTCACGTGGGAGTCGTAAGGACTCTTGGGGCGGTTCAGCCTAACCCGCTTCCCGAAGGCTTTCACTTCAAAAAACCTTTCATCGATAAAGTCGAGTCTATAGACATCAGGCTTACTAAAGCACAATCAAAATCGACGGCCGCCTCCAAGGACCTTCAGACAGTAGAGACGCAGGTTACGGTTCAGTATTCCCTAATGGGCCCGGTAGCTCCGAAGACATATCAGAAAATCGGAACGCGCGATGTGGTTGCCGCAACCGTGATCGAACCGGCCATACAGGAATCGGTTAAGGCCATTACGGCCCAGTACACCGCCGAGCAGCTCGTCACGAAAAGGGCCGAGGTTAAACTCCAGATTCAGGAAGCAATCGACAACTTCATTACCGTGACCCTGAAAGACAAGGACGTTCCCACGGCGCTTAAAATAGCGAACGTCGCGATAACAGATTTTGAATTTTCCGACGAATTCAATAAAGCTATCGAACTCAAGGTAAAAGCCGAGCAGGAAGCGCTTCAGGCTATAAATGAAAAAACGAGACGCGTAACTCAGGCTGAAGCTTCTTACCAGGAACAAAAGCTGGCAGCCGATGCGGCGGCTTATAACATTGAAGCCAGATCAAAGGCAAAAGCGGATGCAATCGCAAGAGAAGCAAAAGCGCTTAAGAGCAACCCGGAACTGATACAGCTCAGAATATCGGAGAAATGGGACGGCACGCTGCCGAAATTCACCGGAGGGGAAACAGTTCCCTTTATTAATGTCGATTCGGTACTGAAGGACAATCAGTAA
- the gcvP gene encoding aminomethyl-transferring glycine dehydrogenase has translation MKSAQNSYETFASRHIGPDETELNAMLEVVGASSLDKLIDEIVPSSIKLKNPLDLPEGVNEYQLLEQLKDTAKKNRIFKSCIGLGYYDCITPGVIQRNIMENPGWYTQYTPYQAEISQGRLEALINFQTMVMDLTKMDVANASLLDEGTAAAEAMTMLHRVADKKPGRDRRDVFFVSEKCFPQTIDILKTRAEPLGIELAIGDHNQFEFGENVFGVLLQYPDSDGGVFDYSGFVENAHENGIMVAVAADLLSLTLLRAPGEFGADVVLGSTQRFGVPLGYGGPHAAYFATHEKFTRQVPGRIIGVSIDSQGNPAYRMALQTREQHIRREKATSNICTAQALLAIMAGMYAVYHGPEGLKAIAKRIHTLARLLESELLKLGFLQKNEYFFDTLKIDLGNDSGSLIEKLRTVSEDSGINFRYIDDLHIGISLDETTELHDTERIIDVFRSLGESGKKARNTTPDMSEVKINYPPELARKSPFLTHPVFNSHRSETNMLRYIKRLEHKDLSLTSSMIPLGSCTMKLNATAEMVPVTWPEFSRMHPFVPKEQARGYIEIFEELEGYLSRITGLHSVSLQPNSGAQGEYAGLLVIRAYYNGRGEGHRNVALIPSSAHGTNPASASMAGMKVVVVKCDAEGNIDVEDLKKKAEEHRDTLAVLMVTYPSTHGVFEAGIKEICSIVHEYGGQIYMDGANMNAQVGITSPSVIGADVCHLNLHKTFSIPHGGGGPGMGPICAAEHLAPFLPGHPLLKTGGDKAIHAVSSTPWGSASILLVSYAYIKMLGREGVTDSTKYAILNANYLKSRLEKYYDVLFTGSGGRVAHEFILDLRRFKRDAGVEVEDIAKRLMDYGFHAPTISWPVAGTMMVEPTESEDKDELDRFCDALVSIREEIQEISEGRADAGDNVLGNAPHTASMATSDEWSHPYPRKKAVFPLPYVEENKFWPPVGRINNPYGDRNLVCSCPDPESYED, from the coding sequence ATGAAATCTGCCCAGAACAGTTACGAAACATTTGCCAGCAGGCATATAGGCCCGGATGAAACCGAGCTCAACGCCATGCTTGAGGTAGTTGGCGCTTCCTCTCTCGATAAGCTTATCGATGAGATTGTTCCTTCTTCAATAAAGCTAAAGAACCCTCTGGACTTGCCCGAAGGAGTAAATGAATATCAACTTCTTGAGCAATTAAAGGACACAGCGAAAAAAAATCGTATATTCAAATCCTGTATCGGGCTTGGTTATTACGATTGTATCACTCCGGGAGTTATTCAGCGCAATATAATGGAGAACCCGGGCTGGTATACACAATACACCCCGTATCAGGCGGAGATCTCGCAGGGCCGCCTCGAAGCCCTTATCAACTTTCAGACAATGGTTATGGATTTAACCAAGATGGATGTCGCAAATGCTTCGCTCCTCGATGAAGGCACCGCCGCTGCAGAGGCGATGACCATGCTGCACAGGGTCGCGGATAAAAAGCCGGGGCGTGACAGACGGGACGTTTTTTTTGTCTCCGAAAAATGCTTTCCCCAGACCATCGACATTCTTAAGACGCGTGCGGAGCCTCTCGGGATCGAGCTTGCGATCGGAGATCATAATCAATTTGAATTCGGTGAAAATGTATTCGGCGTGCTTCTTCAGTACCCGGATTCGGACGGAGGTGTTTTTGACTACTCGGGTTTCGTCGAAAATGCGCATGAAAACGGAATAATGGTGGCTGTGGCGGCCGATTTGCTGAGTCTCACTCTGCTCAGGGCGCCGGGTGAGTTCGGTGCCGATGTCGTTCTGGGCTCAACACAGAGGTTTGGAGTTCCGCTCGGTTACGGCGGACCTCACGCCGCGTATTTCGCCACCCACGAAAAATTTACCCGCCAGGTTCCCGGCAGGATCATAGGCGTCTCTATCGATTCTCAGGGTAATCCCGCCTACAGGATGGCTCTTCAAACCCGGGAGCAGCATATAAGGCGGGAAAAGGCAACTTCCAATATCTGCACGGCACAGGCATTACTCGCAATTATGGCCGGTATGTACGCCGTTTATCACGGTCCTGAAGGCCTGAAGGCGATAGCAAAAAGGATTCATACCCTTGCCCGGCTCCTCGAAAGTGAGCTTTTGAAATTGGGTTTTCTTCAGAAGAATGAGTATTTTTTCGACACCCTGAAAATCGACCTCGGTAATGATTCAGGCAGCCTTATCGAAAAATTAAGAACCGTTTCTGAAGACTCCGGAATAAACTTCAGATATATCGATGATCTACATATCGGCATCTCGCTTGACGAAACGACGGAGCTTCACGATACGGAAAGAATAATCGATGTCTTCAGATCCCTGGGCGAGTCCGGTAAGAAGGCTCGTAACACTACCCCCGACATGAGCGAAGTTAAGATTAACTATCCGCCGGAGCTGGCTAGAAAAAGCCCTTTCCTCACACATCCGGTTTTTAACAGCCACCGTTCCGAGACAAATATGCTGAGGTACATAAAACGGCTTGAGCACAAAGACCTGTCTCTTACGTCATCCATGATTCCGCTCGGCTCATGCACCATGAAGCTTAACGCGACTGCCGAGATGGTGCCTGTGACGTGGCCCGAATTCTCCAGGATGCATCCGTTTGTTCCGAAGGAGCAGGCCCGTGGATATATTGAAATTTTTGAAGAGCTTGAGGGTTATCTTTCACGAATTACGGGACTCCACTCCGTATCGCTCCAGCCCAATTCAGGCGCCCAGGGAGAATACGCAGGTCTCCTGGTTATAAGGGCTTATTACAACGGCAGAGGCGAAGGGCACAGAAATGTGGCCTTGATTCCCTCCTCCGCTCACGGAACGAACCCGGCGAGCGCTTCTATGGCGGGCATGAAGGTGGTTGTCGTAAAGTGTGACGCCGAGGGGAATATAGATGTCGAAGATTTAAAGAAAAAAGCGGAGGAGCACAGGGACACACTTGCTGTGTTAATGGTTACCTATCCCTCTACGCACGGGGTATTTGAGGCGGGTATTAAAGAAATATGCTCGATTGTCCACGAGTACGGCGGTCAAATCTACATGGACGGAGCGAATATGAACGCCCAGGTCGGAATTACGAGCCCGTCCGTGATAGGCGCTGACGTCTGTCACCTCAATCTGCACAAGACTTTCAGCATACCCCACGGGGGAGGCGGTCCGGGAATGGGGCCTATCTGTGCGGCGGAGCACCTGGCGCCTTTCCTTCCGGGCCATCCTCTCCTGAAGACGGGCGGTGATAAAGCGATTCATGCCGTATCATCCACTCCCTGGGGGAGCGCAAGCATACTGCTGGTTTCTTATGCCTATATTAAAATGCTCGGCAGGGAAGGGGTTACGGACTCGACAAAGTACGCCATTCTAAACGCGAATTATTTAAAGTCGAGACTTGAAAAGTACTATGATGTGCTTTTTACCGGTAGCGGAGGAAGAGTCGCGCATGAATTCATTCTGGATTTGAGACGTTTTAAGCGGGACGCTGGTGTGGAGGTGGAGGATATCGCGAAGAGACTAATGGATTACGGTTTTCATGCTCCTACAATATCCTGGCCCGTTGCGGGGACGATGATGGTAGAGCCCACGGAAAGTGAAGATAAGGACGAGCTCGACAGGTTCTGTGACGCTTTAGTCTCCATAAGAGAAGAGATTCAGGAGATTTCCGAAGGCCGTGCCGACGCCGGGGACAACGTGCTCGGGAACGCCCCTCATACGGCTTCCATGGCCACGAGTGATGAATGGAGTCACCCGTATCCGAGGAAGAAAGCCGTATTCCCCCTTCCATATGTCGAGGAGAATAAATTCTGGCCCCCCGTCGGGCGTATAAACAACCCCTACGGGGACCGAAACCTGGTCTGCTCCTGCCCGGACCCTGAATCCTACGAGGATTAG
- the gcvH gene encoding glycine cleavage system protein GcvH, with the protein MVQIPDELKYTTDHEWAREEDEFLVIGITDFAQDALGEIVYIELPSEGDEITKGDPFGAVESTKAVSDLYAPVSGDVVEVNEVLLDSPETLNEDPYGEGWMIKVKPYDPEELDDLMNVEDYTEYVEKEVDE; encoded by the coding sequence ATGGTGCAAATACCGGATGAGCTGAAATATACGACAGATCATGAATGGGCCAGGGAAGAGGACGAATTCCTGGTGATAGGAATTACCGACTTCGCGCAAGACGCTCTGGGTGAAATAGTGTATATAGAACTTCCCAGTGAAGGGGATGAGATAACGAAAGGGGATCCGTTCGGGGCTGTCGAATCCACCAAGGCCGTGTCCGATCTTTACGCGCCTGTAAGCGGCGACGTGGTTGAGGTAAATGAGGTTCTGCTGGATTCCCCGGAGACCCTGAATGAGGACCCTTACGGTGAAGGGTGGATGATAAAGGTCAAGCCTTACGATCCGGAAGAGCTTGACGACTTGATGAATGTTGAGGATTACACGGAATATGTTGAGAAAGAAGTTGACGAGTAG
- the gcvT gene encoding glycine cleavage system aminomethyltransferase GcvT, with product MKRTALYEIHKKLGARIVEFAGWEMPVQYEGVREEHFAVRAAAGLFDVSHMGEIEVSGKDASVFCQWISTNDVLSVDIFQAQYTILCNHGGGVVDDVILYKLSDEKFLFCVNASNTAKDLEWIVNAKGDYNVEVADRSGEFSQIALQGPHSERILSETLGEDFSKLKKFRFIEIEWKGAGLLVARTGYTGEDGFEIFLPWERGAELWNSIMDTGKPYGIKPCGLGARDTLRIEMGYSLYGHEIDEDISPLEAGLGRYVKMDNGDFLGKVALAKALQDGLKNQIVGFEMIGRGVPRQGYGIFKNGDSLGNVTSGTFSPSLEKPIGLGYLKSEVGINDNIQVEIRNKMREAETVNIPFYRKNIN from the coding sequence ATGAAGAGGACGGCGCTGTATGAAATTCATAAGAAGCTGGGTGCGCGGATCGTCGAGTTTGCAGGATGGGAGATGCCCGTCCAGTACGAAGGCGTTAGAGAGGAGCATTTCGCTGTAAGGGCTGCGGCAGGTCTTTTCGACGTAAGCCATATGGGAGAAATCGAGGTAAGCGGAAAAGACGCATCCGTTTTTTGTCAATGGATAAGCACTAACGACGTCCTCAGCGTGGATATTTTCCAGGCCCAGTACACTATCCTGTGCAACCACGGCGGCGGAGTCGTCGATGACGTAATTTTATATAAACTCTCGGATGAAAAATTTCTTTTTTGCGTAAACGCTTCGAATACGGCGAAAGACCTCGAATGGATAGTGAACGCAAAGGGTGATTATAATGTTGAGGTTGCGGACAGAAGCGGTGAGTTCTCACAGATTGCTCTGCAGGGGCCTCATTCCGAGCGTATTTTATCGGAAACCCTGGGCGAGGATTTCAGTAAATTAAAAAAATTCCGTTTCATCGAGATCGAATGGAAAGGGGCCGGGTTGCTGGTAGCGAGAACGGGCTATACCGGAGAAGACGGGTTTGAGATATTTCTGCCCTGGGAGCGTGGAGCGGAGCTTTGGAACAGCATAATGGATACGGGGAAGCCTTACGGAATAAAACCCTGCGGTTTGGGTGCCCGCGATACGTTGAGGATCGAAATGGGATATTCTCTTTACGGACATGAAATTGACGAGGATATAAGTCCTCTCGAAGCCGGGCTCGGCAGGTACGTAAAGATGGATAACGGAGATTTTCTCGGTAAAGTTGCGTTGGCAAAGGCGCTTCAAGACGGCCTTAAAAATCAAATCGTCGGATTTGAGATGATCGGCCGCGGCGTCCCGAGACAGGGATATGGTATATTCAAAAACGGCGATTCTCTAGGCAATGTTACGAGCGGGACATTTTCTCCCAGCCTTGAAAAGCCGATCGGTTTGGGTTACTTAAAAAGCGAAGTAGGTATTAATGACAATATTCAGGTAGAAATTAGAAATAAAATGAGGGAGGCGGAGACGGTTAATATTCCGTTTTACAGAAAGAATATTAATTAG